Proteins from one Xiphophorus hellerii strain 12219 chromosome 8, Xiphophorus_hellerii-4.1, whole genome shotgun sequence genomic window:
- the LOC116724450 gene encoding NLR family CARD domain-containing protein 3-like: MDQCEDREEGVPPSKTTLCGEDESQSKGQRLKPEPEPEPSCVSFKSDRSKDVITHFKSPGSPPSERMDQQSSEVPNGPSVQQHQMQLDSIFMLLEDNIVTFVKNELKKIQKVLSPDNTECSKSQRDDDEVLEGEDEEQRRSSREAVMKITLNFLRRMKQAELADRLEIKQFAAVCQHQLKSGLKKKFQSVFEGIAKAGSPTLLNQIYTELYITEGGSGEVNDEHEVRQIETASRKTHRPETTIRQEDIFKVPPGRDQPIRTVMTKGVAGIGKTVLTQKFTLDWAEDKAHQNIQFIFPFTFRELNLLKEKKFSLVELVHHFFSETKEICSFEHFQVLFIFDGLDESRLPLDFHNKEILTDATESTSVDVLLTNLIRGKMLPSALLWITTRPAAANQIPPQCVDMVTEVRGFNDPQKEEYFRKRFRDKQQASRIISHMKTSRSLHIMCHIPVFCWITATVLEDVLETREGGELPSTLTEMYIHFLVVQTKVMKVKYDGGAETDPHWSPESRKMIESLGKLAFDQLHKGNLIFYESDLTECGIDIRAASVYSGVFTEIFKEERGLYQDKVFCFVHLSVQEFLAALHVHLTFINSGVNLMEETQTSKKFLLFNKPKIISLHQRAVDQALQSPNGQLDLFLRFLVGLSLPTNQRLLQGLLTQTGSSSQTNQETVQYIKEKINENVSAEKSINLFHCLNELNDRSLVEEIQQSLSSGSLSTDKLSPAQWSALGFILVSSGKDLDVFDLKKYSASEEVLLRLLPVVKASNKVLLSGCNLSERSCEALSSVLSSQSSSLRELDLSNNNLQDSGVKLLSAGLKSPNCNLETLRLSGCNLSERSCEALSSVLSSQSSSLRELDLSNNNLQDSGVKLLSAGLKSPNCNLETLSLSGCLVSEEGCASLASALTSNPSHLKELDLSYNHPGDSGVKLLSAGLKDPHWRLEALRVEPAGVPFLTPGLRKYSCQLTIDTNTVNRKLKLSEDGRKVTCVKELQSYPDHPERFDNWDQLLCRTGLTGRCYWEVEWRGKVDISVSYRRIKRKGNSRDCVFGYNDHSWSLNCSDGGYSVWHNNIETRLSSSSVSNRVAVYVDCPAGILSFYRVSSDSLILLHTFNITFTEPLIPGFGFWFSSGSSVFLC; the protein is encoded by the exons atggatcagtgtgaggacagagaggagggagtccctccctctaaaaccactctgtgtggggaagatgagagccagagcaaaggtcagag actcaaaccagaaccagaaccagaacccagctgtgtgtcctttaagagtgACAGGTCAAAAGATGTGATCACtcactttaaatctcctggatctccaccatcagagag aatggaccagcagagctcagaggttcccaATGGTCCATCTGTCCAGCAGCATCAAATGcagctggactccatatttatg ctgctggaggacaacattgtcacttttgtgaaaaatgagtTGAAAAAGATTCAGAAGGTTCTGAGTCCTGATAACACAGAATGTTCAAAAAGTCAGAGAGATGATGATGAAGTGTTGGAAGGTGAGGATGAagaacagaggaggagcagcagagaggcagtgatgaagatcacactgaacttcctgcggaggatgaagCAGGCGGAGCTGGCTGACCGTCTGGAGATCA AacaatttgctgcagtttgtcaacatcaacttaaatctggtctgaagaagaagttccagtctgtgtttgaggggattgctaaagcaggaagtccaacccttctgaaccagatctacacagagctctacatcacagagggagggagtggagaggtcaatgatgaacatgaggtcagacagattgaaacagcatccaggaaaacacacagaccagaaacaacaatcagacaagaagacatctttaaagtcccacctggaagagatcaaccaatcagaacagtgatgacaaagggagtggctggcattgggaaaacagtcctaacacagaagttcactctggactgggctgaagacaaagcccaccagaacatccagttcatatttccattcacgttcagagagctgaatttgctgaaagagaaaaagttcagtttggtggaacttgttcatcatttctttagtgaaaccaaagaaatctgcagctttgaacacttccaggttctgttcatctttgatggactggatgagagtcgacttcctctggacttccacaacaaggagatcctgactgatgctacagagtccacctcagtggacgttctgctgacaaacctcatcagggggaaaatgcttccctctgctctcctctggataaccacacgacctgcagctgccaatcagatccctcctcagtgtgttgacatggtgacagaggtcagagggttcaatgacccacagaaggaggagtacttcaggaagagattcagagataagcagcaggccagcaggatcatctcccacatgaagacatcacgaagcctccacatcatgtgccacatcccagtcttctgctggatcactgctacagttctggaggatgtgttggagaccagagagggaggagagctgcccagcaccctgactgagatgtacatccacttcctggttgttcagaccaaagtgatgaaggtcaagtatgatggaggagctgaaacagatccacactggagtccagagagcaggaagatgattgagtctctgggaaaactggcttttgatcagctgcataaaggaaacctgatcttctatgaatcagacctgacagagtgtggcatcgatatcagagcagcctcagtgtactcaggagtgttcacagagatctttaaagaggagagagggctgtaccaggacaaggtgttctgctttgtccatctgagtgttcaggagtttctggctgctcttcatgttcatctgaccttcatcaactctggtgtcaacctgatggaagaaacacaaacatctaagaagtttttattatttaataaacctaaaataatttctctccaccagagagctgttgaccaggccttacagagtccaaatggacagctggacttgttcctccgcttcctcGTTGGACTTTCACTcccgaccaatcagagactcctacaaggtctgctcacacaaacaggaagtagctcacagaccaatcaggaaacagttcagtacatcaaggagaagatcaatgagaatgtgtctgcagagaaaagcatcaatctgttccactgtctgaatgaactgaatgatcgttctctagtggaggagatccaacagtctctgagttcaggaagtctctccacagataaactgtctcctgctcagtggtcagctctgggtttcatcttagtgtcatcaggaaaagatctggatgtgtttgacctgaagaaatactctgcttcagaggaggttcttctgaggctgctgccagtggttaaagcctccaacaaagtTCT actgagtggctgtaacctctcagagagaagctgtgaagctctgtcctcagttctcagctcccagtcctccagtctcagagaactggacctgagtaacaacaacctgcaggattcaggagtgaagcttctctctgctggactgaagagtccaaactgcaacctggaaactctcag actgagtggctgtaacctctcagagagaagctgtgaagctctgtcctcagttctcagctcccagtcctccagtctcagagaactggacctgagtaacaacaacctgcaggattcaggagtgaagcttctctctgctggactgaagagtccaaactgcaacctggaaactctcag cttatcaggctgtttggtctcagaggaaggctgtgcttctctggcctcagctctgacctccaacccctcccatctgaaagagttggacctgagctacaatcatccaggagactcaggagtgaagctgctgtcggctggactgaaggatccacactggagactggaagctctcag ggtggagcctgctggagtcccattcttgacaccaggtctgaggaagt attcctgtcaactcaccatcgacacaaacacagtgaacagaaaactcaaactgtctgaagacgGCAGGAAGGTGACATGTGTGaaggagcttcagtcatatcctgatcatccagaaaGATTTGATAACTGggatcagctgctgtgtagaactggtctgactggtcgctgttactgggaggttgagtggagaggaaaagttgatatatcagtgagttacagaagaatcaaGAGGAAAGGAAACAGTAGAGACTGTGTGTTTGGATATaatgatcattcctggagtctgaACTGCTCTGATGGTGGTTACTCTGTCTGGCACAATAACATAGaaactcgtctctcctcctcctctgtctctaacagagtagcagtgtatgtggactgtcctgctggcattctgtccttctacagagtttcctctgactcactgatcctcctccacaccttcaacatcacattcactgaacctctgattcctggatttgggttctggttcagttctggttcctcagtgtttctgtgctga
- the LOC116724536 gene encoding uncharacterized protein LOC116724536, translated as MGTPYARWIFYCAVTAVCLMFGEGSEPEFHPHDYSTNLWWKLMNRTAYEGHAVNCYVCAQLPVSIHNSGLRPGNITDDKQMCLYVLSTRPRRVPPLRGDRPREKDYSADLRMGEAVQGLFQSLNCSLAEDVLPFSSSQQTVWKIPEIISLAGAKPGSLGNCVYNNGNVFLGTLPWNLCNRVYTYCEPTQDYITCVACRGQRMAPHCKGWKENSDCDNLLQERSFNITHKMKRRQETTLCSAIVPGDYGSRMLSDWYFICGNEAYMFLPKNWGGLCAVVPLINPIAFIRKAQDDSHTRSKRTVMSEVKRWGGLTTHTGVPWEFRIWNGGEKFMQSLFPWVGIGEIRDHVEINRYGLLRLINITYQLANGTMEELTELRNMVMQNRVVLDFLTAPQGGVCKIIGPTCCTFVPDETGTGGTISDALYELEDLKQYVESGTRGSTSFDLFSWLTSGPWWTLLLKLVTPILVVLGLFCLFTGCIIPCLRKMMFKTINTTVISYQLAKASYETTEDDLFQVSDDFLNNDEVL; from the coding sequence ATGGGGACTCCATATGCAAGATGGATCTTCTACTGTGCTGTGACTGCTGTATGTTTGATGTTTGGAGAAGGAAGTGAGCCTGAGTTCCACCCACACGACTACAGCACCAACCTGTGGTGGAAACTGATGAATAGAACTGCTTATGAAGGACATGCTGTGAACTGCTACGTGTGTGCGCAGCTGCCGGTTTCCATACACAACTCAGGTCTCCGACCAGGTAACATTACAGACGACAAACAGATGTGTCTCTATGTTCTAAGCACCAGACCACGGCGCGTCCCGCCCCTAAGGGGAGACAGACCACGTGAGAAGGATTATTCAGCTGACCTCCGGATGGGTGAGGCTGTGCAAGGACTGTTTCAATCTTTGAATTGTTCACTTGCAGAGGATGTACTTCCTTTTTCGTCATCTCAACAAACTGTATGGAAAATACCAGAGATCATTTCGTTAGCAGGAGCTAAACCAGGATCTCTGGGGAACTGTGTTTATaataatggaaatgtttttctagGGACATTGCCCTGGAACTTGTGTAACAGAGTTTACACCTACTGCGAACCGACACAGGATTACATCACCTGCGTAGCCTGCAGGGGTCAAAGGATGGCTCCACACTGCAAAGGCTGGAAGGAAAACTCAGACTGTGACAACTTGCTTCAGGAGAGGAGTTTCAACATCACGCATAAGATGAAGAGGAGACAAGAGACAACACTGTGCAGCGCCATAGTGCCAGGAGATTATGGCTCAAGGATGTTATCAGATTGGTACTTCATATGTGGAAATGAAGCGTACATGTTCTTGCCGAAAAATTGGGGAGGACTGTGTGCTGTGGTTCCCTTGATCAACCCGATTGCATTCATCAGGAAAGCACAGGATGATTCACACACCCGCTCCAAACGAACAGTTATGTCAGAGGTCAAAAGATGGGGAGGCCTCACAACACATACTGGAGTTCCATGGGAATTCAGGATTTGGAACGGCGGAGAAAAATTTATGCAAAGCCTGTTTCCATGGGTTGGAATAGGTGAGATTCGGGACCACGTTGAGATAAACAGGTACGGATTACTGCGATTAATCAACATCACATACCAGCTGGCCAATGGCACCATGGAAGAACTGACTGAACTGAGAAACATGGTTATGCAAAATCGTGTTGTTCTGGATTTCCTCACGGCCCCTCAGGGAGGGGTCTGTAAAATCATTGGCCCAACGTGCTGTACTTTTGTACCTGATGAAACAGGTACTGGAGGAACTATTTCTGATGCTCTATATGAGCTGGAAGATCTAAAGCAATATGTAGAAAGTGGAACACGCGGCTCAActtcttttgatttgttttcatggCTTACATCTGGACCATGGTGGACTTTGCTGTTAAAGCTTGTGACACCTATTCTGGTTGTTTTAGGTCTGTTCTGCCTTTTTACGGGTTGCATTATTCCTTGTCTACgaaaaatgatgtttaaaacaattaacaCAACTGTTATCAGCTATCAGTTGGCAAAGGCATCTTATGAGACAACTGAAGATGACTTGTTTCAAGTTTCTGACGATTTTCTGAACAATGATGAAGTCctgtaa